The window ATCCGTGAGGGTGGCCGCACCGTCGGCGCCGGCCGAGTCGTCAAGATCCTCAAGTGAGCCGTTAGCTATTGGCTCATAGCCATTAGCCAGAGAAGAGAGACTTTCCCACATGCCAAGCGACAAGAGGCCGCCGATAACGCTCGCGTGTGACACGTGCAAGCGGCGCAACTACGTGACCGTGAAGAGCAAGACCAACACCCGCGACCGCCTCGAGCTCAAGAAGTTCTGCCGGTGGTGCCGCCAGCACACGGCGCATCGAGAGACTCGTTAG of the Acidimicrobiia bacterium genome contains:
- the rpmG gene encoding 50S ribosomal protein L33, producing the protein MPSDKRPPITLACDTCKRRNYVTVKSKTNTRDRLELKKFCRWCRQHTAHRETR